ATCCAATCTTGCTAATCCCACAAGTGTGTAATGGAGCTGAGGTCAGCCAATTGTTGCTTTATGAGTGCACTAATAGGTAACAgagaaggaactttcccaaattggccccacaaagttggaagcatagcACACATGATTCAGGGGGATCTAATAAATCCAATCCAACCCCAACTGATGAATTTAAGAGGTGTTTAAGAGGTGTTTCTGTGCTTGTGTCCATAGAGTGTATGCGATTACCTGTAACAGTGTAACTTTGGACTTCATTGTCACTGATGCATATTGTATCCCACAGACCTATCTACATGGAGAAGGTCATGGGGTATAAGACTCAGATGCATATCTGGTGTTGACTGTGTTAAGCATACACACAACCAATCTTGACATACCTGAGACTTCTCCTCAGCACATGAGAAGTAAAAAGAGATGCATTGGCTGCCAAGGTTGAAGTCAATCCAGAATTCTTTCATTTTATCATCCACGGGCATCAGCAGCTAAAAGATACCATGAACACAAATGTTCAGCACTGACAGCAGTAAACTCTGGAACTGCATTCCATCTTAAATGTGAAGGACttggacatactgtacttaaCAGCCACAGCTACTGACCTCAAACTTGTCCAAATAAACCTTCAAACATGGTAAGGAATGAACTCTGTAGTCAAGAGGACATTTATTTTAAGTGAAATAAACACACCATCATTGTCAAAACATCAAACATGAATTACTCTTCCATCTAAGATTTTCAAGGAGTTAACAGTAGAAAGCCTGGTTCTAATTAAACTAAATCTATGTACTGTACCTTCTTCTGTCTCCCTGTATTCCATTCACAAAGTTCAGAAACCTGCGACAATCCTGAAATCAGAAGAGTGGCCTTCTTATTACGATGCATGGTCAGGGCAGTGCAACAAATTTTAAAGGCACATGATGGAGATGAGATTTTTTACCGCCTCAAACTCAGAAACTTGGATCTGGACAAAAGCACCGGCCACATGAGCCATGCTGAACCAGTGATCCGTCAGTTCCTTTCTCTCGTCGGGAGTGGTCATTCGGAACAATGCCTCAATCAAAGCTATCTGAAAGTCATAATCTGACACAGACAGACTTTGttcatttatgaataaaaacagATTGTGGTATATTACACAATGATTACCCCCACAATGCGATATCTGACCGGCCAACTTGGTCCTGTAGGAATATGATGAAGAAGAGTGAACGCACTAAGAATAATGCGAATATACAGAGTGTCAATAAAGTCTATAATTTATCACCTAATAAAGactaataaaagtaataaattcataatttaaCCAATTTATTACAGAAGCAAATGAATAGTAAAATCTGTGGAAATTATTATGGATAGATATTGATTGCCTCAATTAATACACCTCTATCTATGAATTTCTCTCAGAgagtaatacagtatgtttctATCCATTCTTGTTCAATACATGACATCTTTAACATAACCCCCTAAAAAGAAGTCAGTGGCGGTGATATCTGGTTAATGAGATAAGGCCAGGGAATTGGGCCATCTCTTTTACTTAATACCACCTATTTCAATAACATGGTACCTGAAAAACACATTAAATTGATAACCACAGAGTACATACAACAGATGTGATTAAcatatctcatcaatgtatactgatgtcatacatgtttttaaatggtaAAAAGACTTTGTGGACACCCTATACAGTATTATGCAGTGGACATACATAATATCTGAGGCCTCCTGTGAGGTCAGcatcttcttttctttcttcagCACCACCGGGATTTTTTCCAGAAACATGTTAAATTTACGGATTGCCTAGGAAGACATTATTAGTTAGATTTGTGATCATACGCAAAAAGCACAACTGAGTAATGCTCCTCAAAAGTGGTGAATCAACCTCCTTTTTGATTATGATGTAAATTCTGGCATCGACTACCAACTGGCCAATAGGATACAGGAAGGACTCAGTAATTCCATAAACCCCTGTAAATGCATAATGAgccatgacattttattttatatttatgatCAGGAGTCTCACGTAAGCAATGTGTTATTATGTTTACATAAAGGATTACATaaactgtcaaaaaaaacaagaagaaacatACCTTCTTGGGACGCTTCATGGACCACCTGTCACACAACCAGGTACACATATCAATAAGCACAATATGAAGGTACAATGTACTAAAGCCAAACACTAGCTCACCATTACAGCATCAAAGAAGTCTTCAGAAAGTCTGGACAAAGACTCATCCCACTGTGGCCTGCACTGAATCCACAGTTTCTTGCATTTCTCAAACCACTGAACCATGtgcaaaaaatatgacttaataATCTTATAGTTTAGAATGTATGTACATGGTTAATATGCTTATCTTTTTTATCAGGCCTTGAGCTATTATTCCTGGCAGGCCTTGACATCCATCAGGTAATCTGAGGTTCCTCCCACACTTGTGTAGAATTGCTAGACCTCCACAGGCTGTGTTGGAATCTTTTTTATCCAAGCTCTGCATAAATACACCACTTACTTACAGGTGGTGGTTTCATCATATGTGCAACTAACATACCCTGTAATTTAAAAAGTACACAAGATCGTATCTCACCTCGGTGATAAGTTTATCCAGTTTGGTAAGAAACTGTTGGGGACATTTTATGGTAGTAGGTTTATTTGTGGTCCTTAGCAGGAATCCATTCAGAGCTGAAACGTCTCTGCTCTTGAATGCATCATCAAGCGCATTTTCCAACTGCAAATAcaaatgttgctgtttttttagcttTTATGAGCATATTCTGTCTACTTCTATACTATAAATTGCGACTTCTATTAATGACAAACGTAGACAACGAAGACAATACCTCTGAAGTCATTATTCTTCAAGCTCTGTGGCTTGGAAgcatctgggggaaaaaaaaaacttggatCCTGTGTttggaatgaaaacaaaaaaaacgttgtTGTTCGGATTTTGGTTGCCCAAATACATGTCCCTCTAACCATACGTAACTGAAGAGAAGTTTGACATCAGCTATTTCAAACAAAACTACACCAATGTATGATATTATGCACATGAGTAGTAACGATCTGCCCGAATTAGCCTCGACGTTCATGGTAACAGTCTCCTAGCATGTTTCAAATCACAAGCAGTGGTTAATTGCTAAATGTTTCAAGCAAATCCTATATAAATAACCTTACCAAAACTTTACTTACGCGAAGgtagggataaaaaaaaaaacattgactgcGACGGTGAGCTAAAAACTGAAATGTCATATCCGAGGATGTGTAACGTGTTGCTAATTTTCAGGCAACTTTGTAAGGGACACCAATTCCAGAGGTTCAATACGTACGCATACAAGAACTTACGTTAACAAAAATACCTTAACATACAGCAGAATCCCCTTTCTGACATTCACTTGTGTCTCAAAAGCGATGTATTCTGTCTTCTACACATCGAAAATTATGGGACTTGAGCACTATAAATGACAGCCCATTCTTGAAGGTCAAACCatgtcttttccacttgtgcATTTATGGATTTTATGGTTATTACGGTAATTGTGACGTCACTCTACCACCCATACTTTTTATACTATTGCTGAAAAAGACATCAGAAATGCgatcacatttttattacacaaaATTGCACATTGTTTGTGGTTATtagcaaatacaaaaaatataaatgacttCTGCAGTCGTTCTTCCACGTTTGGCTTACAAAATTATGTGCCACATGTTTCtctaaacagaaaaaataatttaaaaacatgactTACCAAATTCCTACCAGTGTTAAACTAGGAATTTATTTTTGGTGAAATAAATATTGAACAAAGGCTCTTTCATTTACacttaatatataaaaaaaataatatttagtgAGCTTAATTTCCATTCAGACATGAAAGTGCTTCCACGTGAAGTGCACTatgaaaacagacaaaaattaTAACTGGGAGCTGTAGTTAGAAACTAATTGAGTGTGTCCACTTCTCTTTTAGTGAGTCTCCGAAGTTAAGAGTTCATTCTGAATCTAGGgttataaaaaaattaatttgattgcattataattttacaaaaattacaaagaaGTCATACATTCTCAATAAGTGTGCTTGGTGTTTTTTGTGGCAGCATCCTAAAAAAAGTGAACCATACTGTCCTCACATTCTTTGGGAACAGAATGCTTGTAGTTATGACAAACTAACTTATAATTCTCTCCATCGTTGTTGTCCCAGTATTCGGCTCCACAAACCTTATACTGAATGGCAAACTCTAACACTGCTCCAGGCTGCAGGAATGGAGGAATGGGCAGGTGGAAATGAAACACATCACAACTGAGTTGACCTCCTCCTTCACAGATCTTGGAGCTGGTAGACACCCACGAGGCCTTAGTTTCTGCACAGCTCTTCCACTCCGTAAATGAATAGCGGGCCGTTACAGCTTTCTCAAAATCCAGATTCAGCACTTGGGCGATTCCAATCACACTGAGTTCTAAACACAGGACTCTCTCAAGGCACACTTTGCGCTTACAGAGTCGATGCAAGAATGCAGGATGATCGCCAGGCTGTTGGTCAAAAAGTGGCTTTAAATAAGGCAAGGATATCTCCAAGTGTGTTCCATCTGCCATTTCTGCAGCCATAAGCAATCTAAAGCTAACATGATGTGGCACACATGGTTCCTCTCCCGAATCAAAAAGTTTGATATTCTCCAGGTCTAGGCCCAAAGAGTCAGTAAATCGTACCCCTGTATGTCTGTATTGCCTCTTCTTATCTGTGACAGGTGGAAGAGACTGTGACCGTTGTCGGATGATAGATTTCGGCATAGGCTCACAAGAGGGGGTGTGGAGGTCATGGGGCTTTGGTGAAGGGAATCTGGGACCTGGTGGCCGGATAGGAATTGGCGTCTTCTCTGAACCACTTTTAACTCCCTGTAGCATGTCAGTCAGGTTGATGGTCACGCAGGGTTTTGAAAATACTCTGCAAGAGCTAGACATTGTTGTATCTTGTTCAGAGCTTGAGAGCAAAATCTTCTCTTGTCCAATAAACCAGCCGTTGTCCATGCTGTCAAGGAACAGGTGCCCTGCTCACCTACAAATAACGTTAGGAATCAGTCACTGTCTACATTATTATACTATATTTGCACAACTGACAAAATGCTTCCTTCGTAACTGTCATGTGTGTATCATACAGGTATTGTTGAAGCTGTCGTTTGTGTTATAGTTGTTGCGAACCTACCTGAAATTTCAGGTAGGTTCGCAGCATTAATGCTTCCCTAATGTGTTTCATATATGACATGGTGGACAATATTGTGGCTGCACGTGTGATAACATAACTGCAAACGCAGGAAATAAAAAGGGGGCGTGTATTGAGTACGTGCAAAGCTGCATGTTATGCTAAATTTAAAAGTTCACTAAAGACAGACGTTCGTTGTCTTACCATATGAAGACGTGGAGCGTGGAAATACATCTAAATTTCACGCCGCAGTCTCGGCTTGTACCTCCATGTCCGTGTGTTTGTCTAACACAGCTTGGTGAGCACCTCCATAGCTTAAAAACTCTTAAATTTCCCTGCGCTGACTATCAGCTATGGTGCATCAGCTGTTAGGAAGCTGCACACGAGCCACAGTGCAACTGGGACATGGAGTGATTTTATTCACGTAATGCAGATGTAATCCAAATAAAATCAGTTTTTTCACAAGTGTATCACTCAGCGTCCACGCTAGACCtaactgttgtttacaatcgaCAAAGTATATTACCTAAGAGGGCTTTCCTCTTTGATTTGAAAGCGAAGCCTGAATGCTACAACTCCAAGTCCCACAATGCACCTGTACAGTTAACGTCAGTGTGAGCGGCGAGCCAGTCAGCGGCAGGTAAACAAACCTGTCGGACTGGGACTGCGAGCCACACAAAGCGAATTACCCGTATGACGGTGTTATTAAGTCATATACGTCTGCTGTGCCACCGCTTCAGTGGAATCAAAGCCGATGTGTTGCCTCAAAGAAGCACTAAATGGGAAAGACGATAACAACGCGTTGTGTGCAGACAGCTGTCAACACTGACGCAGGATGCACTGCAGCACTTCTCGGAAAATGGATGTTTACACCCTTATTCTCACAGTAGAACATCTGATAATTATTTTCGGCTATAGCGCTACATAATTTTGCAGTCTCAAATGACCACCATCAAACTGCAACATGGGACCCATCATACAGGAGCGTGCAGCATCCACGACACTGAAACGCGTCGTTTCCAAAGAGAAGATCCGggtgaaaaacactgaaaatagCGGACCAAACACCAGGTAGGCCTCACTTTTGTGCCTTTCCATTGCACTTAATGCGATATTAAGACAGTCATGTCCTATCTTGCTTGCACAGTTCAAAGAAGGGTAAGCAGATGAAGAAAGCAGCCGGCCAAACGAAGAGTGGCCTGCCAGGACCAGGTCAGGATAAAAACAACGTGGGAGCAGTGCAGAGGGTAAATGGGTGCCAATatgaagtacagtcgtccctcgccacagtGGTTCGagtttcgcggcttcactctatcacggtttttcaacaaTATATTATTAAGCCGCTGTTTCGTAGttcaatacggcctattagtaaaaaaatatatatatatattgaagcaaatgttacgcaTTTTTCACCTAAATtcagcattgtcaagcataaaaacagctaaatgaacaaaaatacaaatacaaggaattaAGAAGCCGCATTAGAATTGTGTGTTCtaactgtagtattctacattggtcactaggtgaaaGTAAtcgttcggtgagacaagcaatACACTTGCTTgcgggaacaacaggcttttattgcaggtttaaattatctaacaacaggcacaataataataataatagttctaataataacaacacgggtaactgttgtggccgtaaccccaccaaaactcaactctgaacccacgaCATCACCTctgtccacacgtctggaagacatttattacaacacacacaagcacaagtcttagttgtcttaaatggattattttctcgAAGTATATCTATTGTATTGGGTAatgtgaatgtaaaggtgactatatgggtgtaatttcatgtctagaggtctctaataatgttaaacaacatatttagaagattggaaacagatttttttatgccataactacaaaaatattctatttataaagaaggaatcctacttgcggaaattcacttatcacggtcttgtctggaaccaattaactgcgatggagggattactgtatacattaaaattctcttttgtgtttgtgcaatTTGCTTGTATTGTAAATAGTCAAGTACTAAAAGAGGTGTCTTTTACAGGGTTCACAGTCAAGGAGTTCCAAGTTGAAAACTTGCACCTCTCGGAATATAAGCAAATTCTCCAGGTATGTGTTGAGAAGGCTGTGTAGGGTACAGTAATCCTCATAAGCTTTTCCTCATGTTTGTGTTTCTCACAGCCCGGCAGAAGAGCGAGATGTCAGACATGTGAACGTGCATAGATGCGAGGAGAGGAGGGTGTCCCACTGCAGCACCCAGCTTCAGCAGAATCATCACAGGGGGGTGGGTAAAAATCGACAAGCTCTGTCTCTGCCCTTGTCCCCTATATCAGGACTACGACACATGCCACAGCACCCGCTAACTCATTGCCCCGCCCCCGTCCTCGAGGCCCTTCAGGAGCCCTACAAGGCTGATGACAGTGATAGTGCCAGCGACCTGTCGGACTCAGAGAGGCTGCCCGTGCTGCCATCGCCTTGTACTCCCTGCACACCGCCTCATTTAAATCTCAGAGCTGAGGTCATTAACTCCAACGACTTTCCACCGGACATCCCAGGACCGCATGAGAATGGTAGTGATGAAGACAAGAACAAGTGTGAGATGACCACCCACTCTTACCCAGACTTTTTGCCTCCACCCTTCAACACCTGGAGCCTGAGACAGCTTGCATTGTTTCTTCATACGGAGGGTCGTGGTGCTCCCAGGCCCAAGCCAGTAGGACCTTTGGAGAGGTTCCTGGAGAGACTACTGCAGCTTGAGTGGCTCCAGATTCAAACAGTGCAAGCAGAAAGCAGCCGTCCACCTGGGAGACACATGGTCACTACAGGGCCCTCACCCAGACCTCACACAGCTCCATCATCACGACTTAATTCCCCAAAAGGGGCGCGACACAGCCAGCGAGCCTTCCCATGTGTCATCAATCCGCCATCTCCTGCTTCTTCTACCGCCCAACACCAGCTCTCCCGCCTACCAGTTTGCCCACACTGTCACATTCGCTATCCACTGTGCAATGGGAGTTGTTCAGCCTACGCCTACCAGAGCCACTCTCGTCTCAGCCCACTGCTCGAGCGAAGAACCCGACGGGGGGCGCCCATGAAGAGGAGTTGCAGCGAGACGCAAGAAGCTGCCAAAGAAGGTAGGAGCCAAGGAACACAAGGTGGAGGTGGAGCCCAGATCCCAGTGAGTCCCTCAGCAGGAAGGAACCATCTCAGGCACATGGAGGCAACAGGCAATGCCCGAAAGCAACCACAGGAATCTGGAACGAACCCACATGGTAGAGGTCAGATGAGGAAGAGCCGAGTCAGAGCTAACTCCGAGACCGATGTTAAGAAGGATCCCAGTGCGGTCAAAGCAGTCGGAGCAGAGAAAAGTGTTCTAGGGTCAAGTAAGAAAGAGGCCCTCACCTCGAAGAAATTAGAGAAGGACTGGCAGAGGACGGCGGCAGGAGGTCAGACATCAAAGACCGCCGTGAAAAGAGCTGCTAAAGAAACACAGTCCCTCCCCAAGGCTCCACTTGGTGgtggcaaaacaaaaaatgcccACTCTGCTGCAAAGTAACGATTCTAGTTCTACAATGCTTTATTCTGCGATCACTTGGCACTCTAGCTCGAACCTTTGCTTGCTTTCTGTGTAATACTAACGTGTTATAATGTTATGCCACAGTCCAAATCACTTTCAAGAGTTTGAGCAGCTATGTAACAATATAACCATCGGGACTTTAAAGCACATTACATGAAACAGTAATTTAAGATCACAATGTTGCAATGCGTAACACAGTGTCCTCCAGAACTTGAATACAGTACTCAGCTTCACGCAAATGGAACCAAACTGCACAGCATAGTTATTTATTATGCTActaatgttgaaaaataaaataaaattgtcatctaGTGGCCAGCTTTCAGCATAAGTAATCCATGGTTAAGGTTACCAGCAACTGATATATTTCCACCACTAAATATGATAAGACATCCATCACTAGTAGAGGTCTTAATGTagaaaatgtctttgttttcaaTGCTTTATTGTtctctattttttatttattttatgttgccTCACTTTGCTCTTTGGTGCCtcatttttaagatgtgtacTTTGAGTTACTGCATCTTTGTCTGAGAAGCAGGTTTATGAATAAATGACAGCATGCTGCAGGAAAGTGCTTGTTTCAGATGTGcaatagttttacatttttgttaaaaaggGCTTTTAGTGTATTAACAGCGTGGATTGTTGtctatgaaaaatgaaaagtattttgcataGACCTGAGCTCTGGCATAATTACAGACTGTGTAATGTTTGCTATCaatataaatgcatatttttccaaattttATACACCATAGTTATATATTTATGTACGTGTTGTGGTGGATCATTGTCATTGTTATGTTTACATTGTCATACATCATAAAAATATTTagtaaaagacaaaacaaaacagaatgtCTACTGTGCTGTATCATTGTGATTAAAAAACGGGAACATTGGTAATACACACCACTCGATAGGTAATACACACAACTAAACACCACTCGTACATTGCGATGTACGGTTGGAGTCTTCAGAACATGTTTTACAATAGTTCTTCAGGACATGTTTTACAATAGTGCATCCATGTGTTTTACCACATTTGCTTGAGTCAAATTGTAAAGAGATATGCATTGAGATATGTGTGAACTATCAAAGCCCTGTGATGCATGGCAGAAACATTGTGGTTATATTTCTTTAATGGTGAAAGTAAATAGTTGTTTGACATTGAAATAAACTGCACAGAAGTGTTCCATTGGCTGCTTATatgaacaaatgaaaaaacTTGGTGCTGTGCTCCTAATagtttttattacaaatattaaGCTTTACCCTCCAGCGTCTTAAATATCCTGAATTTTAGTCTTATTCAGTTTATCAATTACCAGAGTAAAGTACTGTACACcattgattctcaactggtgggttgtgaCCCAAAATTGAGCAGTTTTCAGTGGGTtgcatggggggaaaaaatgtaatgacccaATATCTATGACTGAACCTTGCGTTCTTGTCTGTGCCATTCACGTGCTACGCCGCCACAAGGTGTGTGGtatgtttatgggcgactttgTTAAACTTGAGCGGGACGGGAAGGACATGGAGTGGGGACTTAACATGCCATTCGTCCGGCACatagctgcagatatctgctggacaTGTGTTATTGAGGggcgatggtgggtcccgcagccaaaccagttgagaaccactaacTTGACAGACTCATAAGTATTCAAATATGACCCAGCATGTAAACCTACTTGCAGAAATGATAGAGACCTTAATGCCCAATCTGCCATATTAACTTCTTTTGTAGAACATCAAACCTTCTGGGCTGGAATTTGTTTAAAAATCTGGTTTTCCCTGTCATTCATACATCctgcaaaaaaagaacatacaAAAGTGTAACGGACTGTATGATAGCATATTATTGACACATTGTAAAACAGTAAGGCATGAATCCTTAAAAAGTGGTACCTTACCCAAATATGTGTTGGCTCTTAAACATGAACAACCAAATACTTCTGGGTCAGCATCCTCTCTATAGACAGGCCCATCATTCCACATGAGATCATATCCACCCACCCTCTTCTCCTTTCCAGTCAACCTAAGGAGGTGCAACACTGTTAATGTGTGCAGTATAGTCAATCTCCCATTCATAACTGTATAAGGCCGAGGTCGCatgcaaaaaatgcaagaaacgcACAAAGGGCGTGCGTGTaacgtgctgattttcgagccgcAGACTGGCCATAGATAGGCTCCACAGGTTCtatgtcatgtcaaacaaattcTACGAgcgcttatgtttttttcaggttgcaagacaaacttacgcactttgTACGTCTTCGTGCTTCGTCAATACGGCCATCGTGtgtcttttgtacattttgctggtgtcaggtgtgggcaaatatatatttttttgtacgtTGCACTTGCGGACTCTGTAGGTGTGCCATGCGGCACTCATGCACCCCACATAtgtaattagtgcggccaatGCACTTTCAGATATTTCATACATCCTCCATGCAtgactccttcatggtcaccacatcGCCGTtctccacaaacaaaaaaacgcagcaatttggggaacgccaaaaatCACACGGCCAAGAAAAACGTACGTCCGGTTGTGTGCTGGGCTATAC
Above is a genomic segment from Dunckerocampus dactyliophorus isolate RoL2022-P2 chromosome 1, RoL_Ddac_1.1, whole genome shotgun sequence containing:
- the fam217ba gene encoding uncharacterized protein fam217ba, whose product is MGPIIQERAASTTLKRVVSKEKIRVKNTENSGPNTSSKKGKQMKKAAGQTKSGLPGPGQDKNNVGAVQRGSQSRSSKLKTCTSRNISKFSSPAEERDVRHVNVHRCEERRVSHCSTQLQQNHHRGVGKNRQALSLPLSPISGLRHMPQHPLTHCPAPVLEALQEPYKADDSDSASDLSDSERLPVLPSPCTPCTPPHLNLRAEVINSNDFPPDIPGPHENGSDEDKNKCEMTTHSYPDFLPPPFNTWSLRQLALFLHTEGRGAPRPKPVGPLERFLERLLQLEWLQIQTVQAESSRPPGRHMVTTGPSPRPHTAPSSRLNSPKGARHSQRAFPCVINPPSPASSTAQHQLSRLPVCPHCHIRYPLCNGSCSAYAYQSHSRLSPLLERRTRRGAPMKRSCSETQEAAKEGRSQGTQGGGGAQIPVSPSAGRNHLRHMEATGNARKQPQESGTNPHGRGQMRKSRVRANSETDVKKDPSAVKAVGAEKSVLGSSKKEALTSKKLEKDWQRTAAGGQTSKTAVKRAAKETQSLPKAPLGGGKTKNAHSAAK
- the ppp1r3da gene encoding protein phosphatase 1, regulatory subunit 3Da, giving the protein MDNGWFIGQEKILLSSSEQDTTMSSSCRVFSKPCVTINLTDMLQGVKSGSEKTPIPIRPPGPRFPSPKPHDLHTPSCEPMPKSIIRQRSQSLPPVTDKKRQYRHTGVRFTDSLGLDLENIKLFDSGEEPCVPHHVSFRLLMAAEMADGTHLEISLPYLKPLFDQQPGDHPAFLHRLCKRKVCLERVLCLELSVIGIAQVLNLDFEKAVTARYSFTEWKSCAETKASWVSTSSKICEGGGQLSCDVFHFHLPIPPFLQPGAVLEFAIQYKVCGAEYWDNNDGENYKLVCHNYKHSVPKECEDSMVHFF